Proteins co-encoded in one Flavobacterium sp. M31R6 genomic window:
- a CDS encoding DUF6646 family protein, translated as MKKIITLLFLASFGLTNAQQAFKGKGDAKFNVGANFQDGGSGIQASADFGLGENFSYGFVATYLLGVDEFSGIYGENTYVNVKPEFQDRFDAKFRINANLSSVIGVEQLDIYPGLSLGLHNFGGHLGGRYFFTEGFGVFTELGFPIAKYSNDKEVFDHLNNQVTFSLGASFNLD; from the coding sequence ATGAAAAAGATTATAACACTTTTGTTTTTGGCTTCTTTTGGTTTAACAAATGCACAACAGGCTTTTAAGGGAAAAGGCGATGCTAAATTTAATGTGGGTGCAAACTTTCAAGACGGAGGTTCCGGGATTCAGGCATCTGCTGATTTTGGTCTTGGTGAAAATTTCTCTTATGGATTTGTAGCAACTTATTTATTAGGAGTAGATGAATTTTCAGGGATCTATGGCGAAAACACTTATGTTAACGTAAAACCAGAATTTCAAGATCGTTTTGATGCAAAATTTAGAATTAATGCTAATTTAAGCAGTGTAATTGGTGTTGAACAATTGGATATCTATCCAGGTTTGAGTTTAGGATTGCACAATTTTGGGGGTCATCTTGGTGGTCGTTACTTTTTTACTGAAGGTTTTGGTGTTTTTACTGAACTTGGCTTTCCAATTGCAAAATACAGCAATGATAAAGAAGTATTTGATCATTTAAACAATCAGGTTACCTTTAGTTTAGGAGCTTCGTTTAATTTAGATTAA
- a CDS encoding aldehyde dehydrogenase family protein has translation MTTIADQFGMKEALAQLGVKAINEGTSTGINHFSNGAILESFSPVDGKLIASVKMSTPADYEKVMQTATEAFKTFRLMPAPQRGEIVRQFGEKLRENKEALGKLVSYEMGKSLQEGYGEVQEMIDICDFAVGLSRQLHGLTMHSERPGHRMYEQYHSLGLVGIISAFNFPVAVWAWNTALAWICGDVCVWKPSEKTPLCGIACQNIIAEVIRENNLPEGISCLINGDYTIGQLMTADKRVPLISATGSTRMGKIVAQTVAGRLGRSLLELGGNNAIIVTPDADIKMTVIGAVFGAVGTAGQRCTSTRRLIIHESIYDKVKDAVVSAYGQLRIGNPLDEKNHVGPLIDKQAVEMYNQALTKVVAEGGKILVEGGVLSGEGYESGCYVKPAIAEAQNSFEIVQHETFAPVLYLIKYSGTVENAIDVQNGVAQGLSSAIMTNNLREAEHFLSVVGSDCGIANVNIGTSGAEIGGAFGGEKETGGGRESGSDAWKVYMRRQTNTINYTTSLPLAQGIKFDL, from the coding sequence ATGACAACAATAGCAGATCAATTTGGAATGAAAGAGGCATTAGCGCAATTGGGAGTTAAAGCCATAAACGAAGGAACTTCGACAGGGATTAATCATTTTTCAAACGGAGCAATCCTAGAAAGTTTTTCGCCAGTAGATGGTAAATTAATTGCTTCTGTAAAAATGAGCACACCAGCAGATTACGAAAAAGTAATGCAAACTGCTACCGAAGCTTTCAAAACATTTCGATTGATGCCAGCACCACAACGTGGAGAAATTGTGCGTCAGTTTGGAGAGAAATTGCGTGAAAATAAAGAAGCTTTAGGTAAATTGGTTTCTTATGAAATGGGGAAATCATTGCAAGAAGGATACGGTGAAGTTCAAGAGATGATTGACATCTGTGATTTTGCAGTAGGATTATCACGTCAATTGCACGGATTAACGATGCATTCTGAGCGTCCAGGACATAGAATGTATGAGCAATACCATTCTTTGGGACTTGTGGGAATCATTTCAGCTTTTAACTTTCCGGTAGCTGTTTGGGCTTGGAATACAGCACTGGCTTGGATTTGTGGTGATGTTTGCGTTTGGAAACCATCAGAGAAAACACCGTTGTGTGGAATCGCCTGTCAAAATATTATCGCTGAGGTAATCAGAGAAAATAACCTTCCAGAAGGAATTTCTTGTTTGATTAATGGAGATTATACAATAGGTCAATTAATGACTGCCGACAAACGTGTGCCTTTAATATCGGCTACGGGTTCTACTCGTATGGGTAAAATTGTGGCTCAAACTGTTGCAGGTCGTTTAGGAAGATCATTATTAGAATTAGGTGGAAACAATGCAATCATTGTAACGCCAGATGCCGATATCAAAATGACGGTTATTGGAGCTGTTTTTGGAGCAGTGGGAACTGCAGGACAAAGATGTACTTCTACTCGTCGTTTGATTATTCACGAAAGTATTTACGATAAAGTGAAAGATGCTGTTGTATCAGCTTACGGACAATTGCGAATTGGAAATCCATTGGACGAGAAAAATCACGTTGGACCGTTAATTGACAAACAAGCAGTTGAAATGTATAACCAAGCTTTAACTAAAGTTGTTGCCGAAGGCGGTAAAATCCTAGTTGAAGGCGGAGTACTTTCTGGAGAAGGATATGAAAGCGGTTGTTATGTAAAACCAGCTATTGCCGAAGCGCAAAATTCATTCGAAATTGTACAACACGAAACGTTTGCACCAGTTTTATATTTGATCAAATATTCAGGAACTGTAGAAAATGCGATTGATGTTCAAAATGGAGTAGCTCAGGGACTGTCATCTGCGATTATGACCAACAATTTGCGTGAAGCGGAACATTTCTTATCTGTTGTAGGATCTGATTGTGGAATTGCCAATGTTAATATTGGAACTTCTGGAGCAGAAATCGGTGGTGCTTTTGGAGGAGAAAAAGAAACTGGTGGAGGTAGAGAATCTGGTTCTGATGCCTGGAAAGTGTATATGCGTCGTCAAACAAATACAATCAATTATACGACCAGTTTGCCTTTGGCACAAGGAATAAAATTTGATTTGTAG
- a CDS encoding MBL fold metallo-hydrolase, giving the protein MTSFNRYFIVVFLISAQLFAQKAAFDVVPLGVKGGIDEKNLSAYLVAPINTHDYICLDAGTINAGIEKAISNKVFNVSTSEVLRKYIKGYCISHAHLDHVSGLIINSPADSSKTVYATKKCMESMEKHYFNEETWVNFGDEGPGFQLKKYHFQTLTIGEETKITNTTMTVKAFPLSHVNPFESTAFLIKNGNNAVLYLGDTGPDSVEKSNDLSELWKAVAPLIKNKQLKGIFIEVSFPNEQPDNLLFGHLTPNHLVKELHKLEELAGKGSLKNFKIIITHLKPPSQNIVKIKEQLQKGNDLGVQLVFPEQGKRFEL; this is encoded by the coding sequence ATGACTTCTTTCAATCGATACTTCATTGTTGTATTTTTGATATCAGCACAACTATTTGCACAAAAAGCTGCTTTTGATGTAGTTCCTTTGGGCGTAAAAGGCGGTATTGACGAAAAAAATCTTTCGGCCTATTTGGTTGCTCCCATAAATACTCACGATTATATCTGTCTCGATGCGGGAACTATAAACGCAGGGATTGAAAAAGCAATTTCGAATAAAGTATTCAATGTTTCAACAAGTGAAGTTTTAAGGAAATACATCAAAGGATATTGCATTTCCCATGCGCATTTGGATCACGTTTCGGGTTTGATTATTAATTCTCCTGCTGATTCTTCCAAAACTGTTTATGCTACAAAAAAATGTATGGAGTCAATGGAAAAGCATTATTTTAATGAAGAGACTTGGGTGAATTTTGGTGATGAAGGACCTGGTTTTCAATTGAAAAAATATCACTTCCAAACTCTTACTATTGGAGAAGAAACCAAAATTACGAATACCACAATGACTGTAAAAGCATTTCCGCTAAGTCATGTGAATCCTTTTGAAAGTACTGCTTTTTTAATCAAAAACGGAAATAATGCTGTTTTGTATTTGGGCGATACTGGTCCGGACTCAGTTGAGAAAAGCAATGATTTAAGCGAATTATGGAAAGCTGTTGCTCCTTTAATTAAAAATAAACAATTAAAAGGGATTTTTATAGAAGTTTCATTTCCAAATGAACAACCGGACAACTTATTGTTTGGGCATTTGACTCCAAATCATCTTGTGAAAGAACTTCATAAACTAGAAGAATTAGCTGGAAAAGGAAGCCTTAAGAATTTCAAAATTATCATTACCCATTTGAAACCACCAAGTCAAAATATTGTAAAAATTAAAGAGCAGTTACAAAAAGGGAATGATTTAGGAGTACAACTGGTATTCCCTGAACAAGGAAAGCGTTTTGAATTATAG
- a CDS encoding endonuclease/exonuclease/phosphatase family protein, whose protein sequence is MTIKKTCFYLILFFLISKSNAQTKAFVIHTVAFYNFENCFDTINDPTTNDEEWTSTGTQHWNSKKYHQKLENLARVLSEIGTGENPNSPTFIGGAEIENQDVLEDLIKQPKLIDKEYGIIHFDSPDKRGIDVALLYQKKQFQPTSYINIPLYVYKGEQPVKETPKTDAVENLETEDVIQVNTKNYRVYTRDQLLVTGFLNGEEIHIIVNHWPSRSGGEKKTSPYREAAGALNRKIIDSLQRINPNAKVITMGDLNDSPFNNSVKKGLGAKGKLKEVGEFGIYNPFEEMANKGLGTIAFRDSWDIFDQVMVSGSLLQKDYSSLQYWKAGIYNKPFLIQKSGKYKGYPLRHSLTEIGFSDHFPVYVYLIKEKK, encoded by the coding sequence ATGACTATCAAAAAAACCTGTTTCTACCTGATTTTATTTTTTTTAATTTCAAAAAGCAATGCGCAAACTAAAGCCTTTGTGATACATACAGTTGCTTTTTACAATTTTGAAAATTGCTTTGACACCATTAATGACCCAACGACTAATGACGAAGAATGGACATCAACAGGAACCCAACATTGGAACTCCAAAAAATACCATCAAAAACTAGAAAATCTGGCCCGGGTTTTATCTGAAATTGGTACAGGTGAAAATCCGAATTCCCCAACATTCATAGGCGGTGCCGAAATTGAGAATCAAGATGTTCTCGAAGATTTGATCAAACAGCCCAAATTGATTGACAAAGAATATGGAATTATCCATTTTGATTCACCTGACAAAAGAGGAATTGATGTTGCTTTGTTGTACCAAAAGAAACAATTCCAGCCCACGAGTTACATTAATATTCCATTGTATGTGTATAAAGGAGAACAGCCAGTTAAAGAAACTCCAAAAACAGATGCTGTGGAGAATTTAGAAACTGAGGATGTCATCCAAGTGAACACCAAAAATTATCGGGTTTATACCAGAGACCAATTGCTGGTAACCGGTTTTTTGAATGGGGAAGAAATTCATATTATTGTCAATCACTGGCCATCACGATCGGGCGGCGAAAAGAAAACAAGTCCGTATCGGGAAGCCGCGGGAGCTTTGAATAGAAAAATTATAGATTCCTTGCAGCGCATCAACCCGAATGCCAAAGTGATAACCATGGGAGATTTAAACGACAGTCCTTTTAATAATAGTGTGAAAAAAGGACTCGGTGCAAAAGGTAAATTGAAGGAAGTTGGTGAGTTTGGGATTTACAACCCATTCGAAGAAATGGCCAATAAAGGATTGGGAACGATTGCTTTTCGGGATTCTTGGGATATTTTTGACCAAGTGATGGTTTCTGGTTCGCTGTTGCAAAAGGATTACAGCTCCTTACAATATTGGAAAGCGGGAATTTACAACAAACCCTTTTTAATTCAAAAAAGTGGAAAATACAAAGGTTATCCATTACGGCATTCACTTACCGAAATTGGTTTTAGTGACCATTTTCCAGTTTATGTTTATCTGATAAAAGAAAAAAAGTAA
- a CDS encoding LD-carboxypeptidase, with protein MYTNPFSFIQKQGALYPLLLLIFVLQSINSQAQTTMITPPYLQKGDTVAIVATARKNVDDNLKPTIDLLHSWGLEVVVGSTIGLDLNQLAGTDEQRAADFQHQMDNQNIKAIWCARGGYGTVRMIDLLDFTKFKQHPKWIVGFSDVTVLHNHLNTMGYKSIHGTMPVSVERTAPESISSLRTALFGDPLAYQIDPFPMNRFGKATGELVGGNLSILYSLLGSKSAIDCTDKILFIEDLDEYLYHIDRMMMNLKRNGCLESIKGIIVGGMTKMKDNDIPWGKNANEIVQDVTQKYNIPILYNFPAGHVHDNRALIMGNIVSMDVNENCNTVIFQK; from the coding sequence ATGTATACCAATCCATTTTCTTTTATCCAAAAACAAGGTGCTTTGTATCCACTGCTATTGCTTATTTTTGTTTTACAATCTATAAACAGTCAAGCTCAAACTACTATGATCACACCACCTTATTTACAAAAAGGAGATACCGTTGCCATTGTGGCAACCGCCAGAAAAAACGTTGATGACAACCTAAAACCTACTATAGATTTATTGCATTCATGGGGTTTGGAAGTCGTTGTTGGAAGCACCATCGGATTAGATCTTAATCAATTGGCAGGAACCGATGAACAACGCGCCGCCGATTTTCAACATCAGATGGACAATCAAAATATCAAAGCAATTTGGTGTGCCCGTGGTGGATATGGTACGGTTCGAATGATTGATTTATTGGATTTCACCAAATTCAAACAACACCCAAAATGGATTGTGGGCTTTAGTGATGTTACGGTTTTGCACAATCATCTCAATACGATGGGCTACAAATCGATACATGGCACAATGCCTGTAAGTGTTGAAAGAACAGCTCCCGAATCGATTTCATCTTTGAGAACAGCATTGTTTGGTGATCCTTTGGCATATCAAATCGATCCGTTCCCGATGAATCGTTTTGGAAAAGCTACCGGTGAATTGGTGGGTGGAAATTTATCTATTTTATATAGTTTGTTGGGATCAAAATCGGCTATTGATTGTACCGATAAAATTTTGTTTATAGAAGATCTTGACGAATATCTTTATCACATTGACCGAATGATGATGAACCTGAAACGCAATGGCTGTCTTGAAAGCATCAAAGGAATTATTGTGGGTGGGATGACCAAGATGAAAGACAATGATATTCCTTGGGGGAAAAACGCAAATGAAATTGTTCAAGATGTAACGCAAAAATATAACATTCCGATTCTTTATAATTTCCCAGCAGGACATGTTCACGACAACAGAGCCTTAATTATGGGTAATATCGTGAGTATGGATGTGAATGAGAATTGCAATACTGTGATTTTTCAAAAGTAA
- a CDS encoding YraN family protein — protein MASHNELGKLGEDLAVDYLKKNGYTILDTNWTFQKAEIDIIAQIENTLAIVEVKTRSSLEFGLPQDFVKPKKIQLLVKAVDAYVNEKDLDTDVRFDIIAIYKEGKSFAIEHLIDAFFHF, from the coding sequence ATGGCTTCACACAACGAACTGGGAAAACTCGGAGAAGATCTTGCGGTAGATTACCTTAAAAAAAATGGGTACACTATTCTGGACACCAATTGGACATTCCAGAAAGCCGAAATTGATATCATTGCTCAAATAGAAAATACACTTGCCATTGTAGAAGTAAAAACACGTTCATCTCTCGAATTTGGTTTACCCCAAGATTTTGTAAAACCAAAAAAAATTCAACTTTTGGTAAAAGCCGTAGATGCATACGTAAACGAAAAAGATTTGGATACTGATGTCCGCTTCGATATCATCGCAATCTACAAAGAAGGTAAATCCTTTGCCATTGAACACCTTATAGACGCTTTTTTTCATTTTTAA
- a CDS encoding aspartate kinase, protein MKTVSSIVENYIKTKPFLLNALSLGIINLTSLSRNIMTELESEFGKEVKQGAVVMALKRLTEELDFRLNHKINKVIKNIGEITVRSALTDYTFAVSDTVLNKQADLITDINSLPDIFYTSSKGVNETNIVVSNSVNHLVEKHFASEKLIQKLDNLASITVKLPKENIVVPGIYYFIFQRLAWEGIIINEVISTSNEFTIMVSENEVDVAFKVIKDLKN, encoded by the coding sequence ATGAAAACAGTTTCCTCAATCGTTGAAAATTACATCAAAACAAAGCCCTTTTTGCTGAATGCATTGTCACTTGGTATTATCAATTTAACTTCTTTGTCACGAAATATTATGACCGAATTGGAAAGTGAATTTGGTAAAGAAGTAAAACAAGGAGCAGTGGTAATGGCTCTGAAACGATTGACCGAAGAGTTAGATTTTAGATTGAATCACAAAATAAATAAAGTAATAAAAAACATTGGAGAAATCACTGTACGTTCTGCTTTGACGGATTATACATTTGCAGTTTCAGACACCGTTTTGAACAAACAAGCCGATTTGATTACTGACATCAATTCGTTACCAGATATTTTTTATACCTCATCCAAAGGAGTGAATGAAACTAATATTGTAGTGAGCAATAGTGTCAATCACTTGGTTGAAAAACATTTTGCTTCTGAAAAATTAATTCAGAAATTGGATAATTTAGCTTCAATAACAGTAAAATTACCTAAAGAGAATATTGTAGTTCCTGGAATTTATTATTTCATTTTCCAACGTTTGGCTTGGGAGGGAATTATCATCAACGAGGTAATTTCAACTTCTAATGAATTTACGATTATGGTTAGTGAAAATGAAGTAGACGTAGCTTTCAAAGTGATTAAAGATTTGAAAAACTAA
- a CDS encoding L-lactate permease: MDYLAIFLALTPVFLLIILLGFLKISGDKSALYTLIVTILLAAFGFKFSTSSIGLSIVYGTLKAIFPIILIIIMAIYSYNVLVYTKKMEVLKFQFSNISTDKSIQVLLLTWGFGGLLEGMAGFGTAVAIPAAILIGLGYKPLFSALVSLLSNSVPTAFGAVGIPVKAVAIEIGHTDLQSLGSEVVFLLSPLMIIIPFIIVFLTDPSIKSLPKNIALSLVVGAVSIAVQYYSVIYIGIETPAVLGSIASIIVIIIWAKLTAKKDDNTILESKSSKEIMNAWAVYGLILLFIIGTSPLFNNFRTFLQSIAATPIELTINGSVKTIKIFWLTDGGVLLFLGSVIGGLLQGAKLKELLGVLGKTFLQLKKTYITVTSLIVLSTIMDLSGMIVVLGTAIATATGTFYPLFAPAIGCLGAFLTGSDTSSNILFGKLQAHVAQQIGGEPSWFAAANTVGATGGKIISPQSIAIATSACNQQGKEGEIMKKALPYAIFYIIVAGLMVYFFGK, encoded by the coding sequence ATGGATTATTTAGCTATTTTCCTTGCCTTAACTCCTGTTTTTCTTTTAATAATTTTACTAGGTTTTCTTAAAATTTCTGGTGACAAAAGTGCTTTATATACTTTGATAGTCACAATTCTTTTGGCAGCATTTGGGTTTAAGTTTTCAACATCTTCTATTGGCCTCTCAATAGTTTACGGCACACTAAAAGCTATTTTTCCGATAATTTTAATCATCATAATGGCAATTTACAGCTATAATGTATTGGTTTATACCAAGAAAATGGAAGTTTTAAAATTTCAATTTTCCAACATTTCCACAGATAAGAGCATTCAGGTTCTATTGCTGACTTGGGGTTTTGGCGGATTGCTCGAAGGAATGGCCGGCTTTGGGACGGCGGTTGCCATACCGGCAGCGATACTGATTGGTTTAGGATACAAACCTTTGTTTTCTGCATTAGTTAGTCTATTGTCCAATAGTGTTCCCACCGCTTTTGGCGCTGTTGGAATACCCGTAAAAGCCGTTGCCATAGAAATAGGCCATACCGATTTACAAAGTTTGGGGAGCGAAGTCGTGTTCCTATTGTCTCCCTTAATGATAATTATTCCTTTTATTATTGTATTTCTAACTGATCCCAGCATAAAATCATTACCGAAAAATATTGCCTTAAGTTTGGTCGTAGGAGCAGTTTCGATTGCTGTTCAATACTATTCGGTTATCTATATCGGGATAGAAACTCCAGCCGTTTTGGGAAGTATAGCCTCGATTATTGTAATCATTATTTGGGCAAAATTAACCGCCAAAAAAGATGATAATACTATCTTGGAAAGCAAAAGTTCCAAAGAGATTATGAACGCTTGGGCTGTCTATGGCTTGATTTTGCTGTTCATTATTGGCACTAGTCCTTTGTTCAACAACTTTAGGACTTTTCTGCAATCTATAGCAGCAACTCCAATAGAGCTAACCATAAATGGATCCGTAAAAACTATCAAGATATTTTGGTTGACAGATGGTGGAGTCCTGCTGTTTTTAGGTTCGGTAATTGGCGGATTATTGCAGGGAGCAAAGTTAAAAGAGCTATTAGGGGTTCTTGGAAAAACGTTTCTTCAATTAAAGAAAACATATATAACAGTAACCAGTCTAATTGTACTTTCCACCATAATGGATTTATCCGGTATGATTGTAGTGTTGGGAACCGCAATCGCCACTGCAACGGGTACTTTTTATCCGCTGTTTGCGCCGGCAATTGGCTGTCTAGGTGCCTTTTTGACTGGTAGCGACACTTCTTCCAATATACTATTTGGTAAACTTCAAGCCCATGTTGCCCAACAAATTGGAGGAGAACCTAGCTGGTTTGCTGCCGCAAATACAGTTGGAGCGACAGGCGGAAAAATCATCTCTCCACAAAGTATTGCTATTGCCACTTCAGCCTGTAATCAACAAGGAAAAGAAGGGGAAATTATGAAAAAAGCACTACCTTATGCCATATTTTACATAATTGTCGCCGGTTTAATGGTGTACTTCTTTGGAAAATAA
- a CDS encoding FAD-binding and (Fe-S)-binding domain-containing protein, with product MLAPSYQKLKDILSVSIDPKRILTNPLQTLAYGTDASFYRLIPKIVILAHNETEVIEIIKQAKLLDIALTFRAAGTSLSGQAITDSVLVVATHGWKNQELFDNNQKIKLEPGIIGARANIFLAPHGLKIGPDPASIGACMIGGIVANNASGMCCGTAQNSYQTIADIRIVLHDGTILDTADAQSITAFKKNQTALIQEIESLRDEIKGNETLYNQIKNKFKIKNTTGYSINALVDYQEPIDIIKHLMVGSEGTLAFISNVTFKTVIDEKYKSCSLIFFNTIQDACNATILLKSSPVAAVELLDRESIRSVENDDDAPDYFKTLPESACALLVECRDNDLVVLKQKQEQIRLQIQSIPTYTEYKFTSDPKQYYFNWKARKGLLPTVGGLRKNGTTVIIEDVAFPLPQLADACLELKDLFKKYEYHDAVLFGHALEGNLHFVFSQDFSNQAEVDRYEKLMSELAVLVVDRFNGSLKAEHGTGRNMAPFVEKEWGSTAYEIMKRIKNIFDPNNKINPDVLINPDPKAHLKNLKPLPECNDIVDKCMECGFCEPHCVSEGLTLSPRQRIVIAREISRLEESKDDPQRLADIRKDVTYQLDETCATDGLCALACPVHIDTGKFVKTWRAKELDSGNKKMAAYIGSHMAGTTSILRFGLKIVSFFHAILGTSVMTALSNLSHFITFGKIPKWIPEMPKGADKINTKN from the coding sequence ATGTTAGCTCCTTCTTATCAAAAGTTAAAAGACATTTTATCAGTCTCTATTGATCCCAAACGTATTTTGACCAATCCTTTGCAAACCCTTGCTTATGGAACCGATGCCAGTTTTTACAGACTGATTCCAAAAATTGTGATTCTGGCGCATAACGAAACCGAAGTAATCGAAATTATAAAACAGGCTAAATTACTCGATATTGCTTTGACATTTCGTGCTGCCGGAACCAGTTTGTCCGGCCAGGCCATTACCGATTCCGTTTTGGTAGTTGCAACTCACGGCTGGAAAAATCAGGAGCTTTTTGACAACAATCAAAAAATAAAACTAGAACCTGGAATCATTGGTGCCAGAGCCAATATTTTTCTGGCACCGCATGGTTTAAAAATCGGACCAGATCCAGCTTCGATCGGCGCCTGTATGATTGGTGGTATAGTAGCCAATAATGCCAGCGGAATGTGTTGCGGAACAGCGCAAAACTCCTATCAAACCATAGCGGATATTCGAATTGTATTGCATGACGGAACTATTTTGGACACCGCCGATGCGCAAAGCATTACAGCTTTCAAGAAAAATCAAACTGCTTTAATTCAAGAAATCGAAAGTCTTAGAGATGAAATTAAAGGCAATGAAACGCTTTACAATCAAATCAAAAATAAATTTAAGATAAAAAATACGACTGGTTATAGTATCAATGCCTTGGTCGATTATCAGGAGCCAATTGATATCATAAAACATCTAATGGTGGGATCTGAAGGAACTTTAGCTTTTATTTCGAATGTAACTTTCAAAACAGTCATTGACGAAAAATACAAATCCTGTTCATTGATTTTTTTCAACACGATTCAGGATGCCTGTAATGCCACTATTTTGTTGAAATCAAGTCCTGTTGCAGCAGTAGAATTATTGGACAGAGAATCCATTCGCTCAGTCGAGAATGACGATGATGCGCCTGATTATTTCAAAACTCTTCCCGAATCTGCTTGTGCTTTATTGGTAGAATGTCGAGACAATGATTTGGTTGTTTTAAAACAAAAACAAGAACAAATTCGATTGCAAATTCAATCCATTCCAACTTATACAGAGTATAAATTTACGAGCGATCCCAAACAATATTATTTTAACTGGAAAGCCCGAAAAGGTTTATTACCAACAGTTGGAGGGCTGCGAAAAAATGGAACAACGGTAATTATTGAAGACGTCGCTTTCCCTTTGCCACAACTGGCCGATGCCTGTTTGGAACTGAAAGATTTATTCAAAAAATACGAATACCACGATGCCGTTTTGTTTGGCCATGCCTTAGAGGGAAACCTGCACTTTGTGTTTTCCCAGGACTTTTCGAACCAAGCCGAAGTAGATCGTTACGAAAAACTGATGTCCGAATTGGCTGTTTTGGTTGTTGATCGTTTTAATGGTTCCTTAAAAGCCGAACACGGAACGGGTCGTAATATGGCGCCTTTTGTGGAAAAAGAATGGGGATCTACTGCCTACGAAATCATGAAACGTATCAAAAACATTTTTGATCCCAACAATAAAATCAATCCCGATGTATTAATCAATCCCGATCCCAAAGCACATCTCAAAAATTTAAAACCGCTTCCGGAATGCAACGATATTGTTGACAAATGTATGGAGTGTGGTTTTTGTGAACCGCATTGCGTATCCGAAGGATTGACTTTATCTCCCCGACAACGTATCGTCATTGCACGAGAAATTAGTCGTTTGGAAGAATCTAAAGATGATCCGCAACGCTTGGCCGACATCCGAAAAGATGTGACCTATCAACTGGATGAAACCTGCGCCACCGATGGACTTTGTGCCTTGGCATGTCCCGTTCATATCGACACTGGAAAATTTGTAAAAACTTGGCGTGCCAAAGAACTGGATTCAGGCAATAAAAAAATGGCTGCATATATTGGCTCACACATGGCAGGAACTACATCGATTTTGAGATTTGGATTGAAAATTGTTTCTTTTTTTCACGCCATTCTCGGAACCTCCGTTATGACGGCATTGTCAAATCTATCCCATTTTATCACTTTTGGGAAAATCCCGAAATGGATTCCCGAAATGCCAAAAGGAGCCGATAAAATTAACACGAAAAATTAA
- a CDS encoding (Fe-S)-binding protein has product MNTTADLKVVYFPSCINRSMGKNHFQDSDDLQLTELTHQLLVRAGFTIIYPEFMDNHCCGMPFSSKGFAEANHEQSEALENDLLKASENGKYPVLYDMSPCFYHSKEEFSKALKIVDPIEFMLDYVMPQLVVKNKKDTIAVFPVCSVKKIGKTEQLVTLSKLCAEKVTLIDSNCCGFAGDRGFLIPELNEHGLRDLKAQIPTNCKEGYSTSRTCEIGFEKMSGIDFKSIFYLIEEVTR; this is encoded by the coding sequence ATGAATACAACCGCTGATTTAAAAGTCGTTTACTTCCCTTCCTGCATCAACAGAAGCATGGGGAAAAATCATTTTCAAGACTCTGATGATCTTCAATTGACCGAACTGACACATCAGTTATTGGTTCGTGCCGGATTTACAATAATTTATCCCGAGTTCATGGACAACCATTGTTGTGGAATGCCTTTTTCGAGCAAAGGTTTTGCCGAAGCCAACCATGAACAATCCGAGGCATTGGAAAACGACCTTCTGAAAGCTTCTGAAAATGGTAAGTATCCCGTTTTGTATGATATGAGTCCTTGTTTTTACCATTCAAAAGAAGAATTTTCGAAAGCCTTAAAAATTGTTGATCCTATCGAATTTATGTTGGATTATGTGATGCCACAATTAGTAGTAAAAAACAAAAAAGATACGATAGCGGTTTTCCCGGTTTGTTCCGTCAAAAAAATTGGAAAAACAGAACAATTGGTGACCTTGTCTAAACTTTGTGCCGAGAAAGTTACACTTATCGACAGCAATTGCTGCGGTTTTGCCGGAGACAGAGGTTTTCTTATCCCCGAATTGAACGAACACGGATTGCGCGATTTAAAAGCTCAAATTCCGACTAACTGCAAAGAAGGTTATTCCACCAGCAGAACCTGTGAAATTGGTTTTGAAAAAATGAGTGGCATTGATTTTAAATCCATTTTTTATTTGATTGAGGAAGTAACGCGGTAA